In the Streptomyces formicae genome, one interval contains:
- a CDS encoding ABC transporter ATP-binding protein, whose product MIGLAPPAYDPAAPTTAETLPIGAPSTVRGYVRELFQRHRRAFVLLIVVNTLAVIASMVGPYLLGGLVEKVSDDARDLHLELTIGLFALALLVQAFFVHQVRLRGAMLGERMLADLREDFLVRSVGLPPGVLERAGTGDLLSRITTDIDRLANAMREAVPQLAIGVVWVVLLLGGLAVTAPPLAPAVLVAVPLLVVGCRWYFKRAPAAYRSEAAGYAAVAAALAETVDAGRTIEAHRLDQRRIDLSERRIKEWTAWERYTLYLRSVLFPVINFTHTIVLCSTLMIGGVFVLQGWIGVGQLTTGVLISQMLVDPLGIILRWYDELQVAQVSLARLVGVRDIEPDAGDASVTPKGREVLADDVHFGYRSGVDVLREVSLAVEPGSRVALVGPSGAGKSTLGRLLAGIYGPRTGRITLGGAELSDMPAEEVRAHVALVNQEHHVFVGSLRDNLLLARTGARDAELWAALGAVDAADWARALDEGLETEVGSGGFALTPAQAQQIALARLVLADPHTLVLDEATSLLDPRAARHLERSLARVLDGRTVVAIAHRLHTAHDADVIAVVENGRISELGGHDQLVAADGAYAALWRSWHG is encoded by the coding sequence ATGATCGGCCTGGCGCCACCGGCGTACGACCCGGCGGCCCCCACCACGGCGGAGACGCTGCCCATCGGCGCGCCCTCGACCGTGCGCGGCTACGTGCGCGAACTGTTCCAGCGCCACCGCCGGGCCTTCGTCCTGCTCATCGTGGTGAACACCCTCGCCGTGATCGCCTCCATGGTCGGCCCCTACCTGCTCGGCGGCCTGGTCGAGAAGGTCTCCGACGACGCCCGTGACCTCCATCTGGAGCTCACCATCGGCCTGTTCGCCCTCGCACTCCTCGTGCAGGCGTTCTTCGTGCACCAGGTGCGGCTGCGCGGCGCGATGCTCGGCGAGCGCATGCTGGCGGATCTGCGCGAGGACTTCCTCGTACGGTCCGTCGGCCTGCCGCCGGGCGTCCTGGAGCGGGCCGGGACGGGCGATCTGCTCTCCCGGATCACCACGGACATCGACCGGCTCGCCAACGCCATGCGCGAGGCCGTGCCGCAGCTCGCGATCGGCGTGGTGTGGGTGGTGCTTCTCCTGGGCGGTCTCGCCGTGACCGCGCCGCCGCTGGCCCCTGCCGTCCTCGTCGCCGTGCCGCTGCTCGTCGTGGGCTGCCGCTGGTACTTCAAGCGGGCGCCCGCCGCCTACCGCTCGGAGGCCGCCGGTTACGCGGCGGTGGCCGCGGCCCTCGCGGAGACCGTGGACGCGGGCCGCACCATCGAGGCCCACCGGCTCGACCAGCGCCGCATCGATCTGTCGGAGCGCCGCATCAAGGAGTGGACCGCCTGGGAGCGGTACACCCTCTATCTGCGCTCCGTACTCTTCCCGGTGATCAACTTCACCCACACGATCGTGCTCTGCTCGACCCTGATGATCGGCGGAGTCTTCGTCCTGCAAGGCTGGATCGGCGTGGGCCAGCTGACCACCGGCGTGCTGATCTCGCAGATGCTCGTCGACCCGCTGGGCATCATTCTGCGCTGGTACGACGAGTTGCAGGTCGCCCAGGTGTCGCTGGCCCGCCTCGTCGGCGTGCGCGACATCGAGCCCGACGCCGGTGATGCCTCGGTGACGCCGAAGGGGCGCGAAGTCCTCGCGGACGACGTGCACTTCGGCTACCGCTCGGGCGTCGACGTCCTGCGGGAGGTGTCGCTGGCCGTCGAGCCCGGTTCGCGTGTCGCTCTGGTCGGCCCGTCCGGAGCGGGCAAGTCGACGCTGGGCAGGCTGCTCGCGGGCATCTACGGACCGCGTACCGGCCGCATCACCCTGGGCGGCGCGGAGCTGTCGGACATGCCCGCCGAGGAGGTCCGCGCGCACGTGGCCCTGGTCAACCAGGAACACCACGTCTTCGTGGGTTCGCTGCGGGACAACCTCCTCCTGGCCAGGACCGGAGCGCGCGACGCCGAACTGTGGGCGGCGCTCGGCGCGGTCGACGCGGCCGACTGGGCCCGGGCCCTCGACGAAGGGCTCGAGACCGAGGTCGGCTCCGGCGGTTTCGCGCTGACACCGGCACAGGCGCAGCAGATCGCGCTGGCCCGGCTGGTCCTCGCCGACCCGCACACCCTGGTCCTGGACGAGGCCACCTCGCTCCTCGATCCACGTGCGGCGCGCCACCTGGAGCGCTCGCTCGCCCGGGTCCTGGACGGGCGCACGGTCGTGGCGATCGCCCACCGGCTGCACACCGCGCACGACGCGGACGTCATCGCGGTGGTCGAGAACGGCCGGATCAGCGAACTGGGCGGCCACGACCAACTGGTGGCGGCCGACGGGGCGTACGCGGCACTGTGGCGGTCCTGGCACGGGTAG
- a CDS encoding L,D-transpeptidase family protein — protein sequence MRIAGAVRTAVAMAACALLVTSCGSGDDSAKKNDDAGQGESDTHARAADQKRIPDVGDGLQSKIPENSQQVLAVYGDGEDSANSTIVLYAKSGPKDATWEKKHSWSGHNGKKGWTTNHHEDDKRSPVGVFTLTDGGGVLAAPEAKLPYSQSASMQAPHYWPKSHWHDFDYVIAIDYNRVKGTPPNDPTRPQGKEKGGSIWVHMDHGSGTSGCVSLSKSGMRYLLSTLDPKLHPVVVMGDKAHLKAA from the coding sequence ATGCGTATAGCCGGTGCGGTGCGAACGGCGGTCGCGATGGCGGCCTGTGCTCTCCTTGTCACGTCCTGCGGAAGCGGGGACGACTCGGCGAAGAAGAACGACGACGCCGGGCAGGGAGAGTCCGACACCCATGCGCGGGCTGCCGACCAGAAGCGCATCCCTGATGTGGGGGACGGGCTTCAGTCGAAGATCCCCGAGAACTCCCAGCAGGTGCTCGCGGTCTACGGCGACGGCGAGGACTCCGCGAACTCCACCATCGTTCTTTATGCGAAGTCCGGGCCGAAGGACGCGACCTGGGAGAAGAAGCACAGTTGGTCGGGCCACAACGGCAAGAAGGGCTGGACCACCAACCACCACGAGGACGACAAGCGCAGCCCGGTCGGCGTGTTCACGCTCACCGACGGGGGCGGTGTCCTCGCGGCTCCCGAGGCGAAGCTGCCGTACAGCCAGAGCGCGTCCATGCAGGCCCCGCACTACTGGCCGAAGTCGCACTGGCACGACTTCGACTACGTCATCGCCATCGACTACAACCGGGTCAAAGGCACCCCGCCCAATGACCCGACGCGCCCGCAAGGCAAGGAAAAGGGCGGCAGCATCTGGGTACACATGGACCACGGCAGCGGTACGTCGGGATGCGTGAGCCTTTCGAAGTCGGGCATGCGGTACCTGCTCAGCACGCTCGACCCGAAGCTGCACCCGGTCGTGGTCATGGGCGACAAGGCGCACCTCAAGGCGGCCTGA
- a CDS encoding ABC transporter transmembrane domain-containing protein, producing MSASSTDPGAPDRRGPARYLWWVIAAQPGRIATGALFGTVWMVCLTLPPYVLSRAIDDGLRPGDRGALVGWSVALLGIGVLNAWLAIMRHRTMTRVRLDAYFRTVRVVVDHATRLGAGLSRRVSTGEVVTIGHSDVGVISQTLTATGPGVGAVIAYIVVAALLLSVSTLLAVVVLVGVPLIVALIGPLLGRLQGAEAAYRERQGALAADLADLAGGLRILNGLGGKGVFAARYREGSRKLRDEGYRVGSAMSWIQAFGLGLPTLFLAAVTWLAARMAAQGSITVGELVAVYGYVAVLVLPVSFLIEAGYDISRGLVSARRVVGFLNLEPDPRVQGSAADGVDGPEAPSVLRDPQSGVEITPGLLTALVSARPTDCTDVVDRLGRFAPSQATWGTTRLDAIALDQVRARILVADNEADLFAGTLRSAVSGRRDPGDGAVADAIDAAMARDIVLGLPEGLDAPLDANGRNLSGGQRQRLRLARALLAGPEVLMAIDPTSAVDAHTEAKMAARLRTARAGRTTVITSTSPLLLDQADVVQYLVDGRVAAVGRHADMLADHPGYRQLVSREAKDEDEDADRAEAEPPDSAEKHGRPSLPAGPDLPSPSSHDSSDSPHEALR from the coding sequence ATGTCTGCATCGTCCACGGATCCCGGCGCTCCCGACCGTCGCGGCCCCGCCCGCTACCTCTGGTGGGTGATCGCCGCCCAGCCAGGGCGGATCGCCACCGGCGCCCTGTTCGGCACCGTGTGGATGGTCTGCCTGACCCTGCCGCCCTACGTCCTGTCGCGTGCCATCGACGACGGGCTGCGCCCCGGTGACCGGGGCGCACTGGTGGGGTGGAGCGTGGCGCTGCTCGGCATCGGGGTCCTCAACGCCTGGCTGGCGATCATGCGGCATCGCACGATGACCCGAGTCCGCCTCGACGCCTACTTCCGTACGGTCCGGGTCGTCGTCGACCACGCGACCCGGCTCGGCGCGGGACTCTCCCGCCGCGTCTCGACCGGTGAGGTCGTCACGATCGGGCACTCCGACGTGGGCGTCATCAGCCAGACGCTCACGGCGACGGGCCCCGGCGTGGGCGCGGTGATCGCCTACATCGTGGTGGCCGCCCTCCTCCTGTCCGTCTCCACGCTCTTGGCCGTGGTGGTCCTGGTCGGTGTGCCGCTGATCGTCGCGCTGATCGGTCCGCTGCTCGGCCGGTTGCAGGGCGCCGAGGCCGCGTACCGGGAACGGCAGGGCGCGCTCGCGGCCGACCTCGCCGACCTCGCCGGTGGCCTGCGCATCCTCAACGGCCTCGGCGGCAAGGGCGTGTTCGCGGCCCGCTACCGCGAGGGCTCGCGGAAGCTGCGGGACGAGGGATACCGCGTCGGCTCCGCGATGAGCTGGATCCAGGCCTTCGGCCTCGGCCTCCCCACTCTGTTCCTCGCCGCCGTGACGTGGCTCGCCGCGCGCATGGCGGCTCAAGGGTCGATCACGGTCGGCGAGTTGGTGGCCGTGTACGGGTACGTCGCCGTCCTCGTGCTCCCGGTGTCCTTCCTGATCGAAGCCGGGTACGACATCAGCCGCGGCCTGGTGTCGGCGCGCCGGGTCGTGGGGTTCTTGAACCTGGAACCGGATCCGCGCGTACAGGGCTCGGCTGCCGACGGAGTGGACGGGCCCGAAGCGCCGTCCGTGCTGCGAGATCCGCAGTCCGGTGTCGAGATCACGCCCGGCCTCCTGACGGCGCTGGTCAGCGCCCGTCCGACGGACTGCACGGATGTCGTCGACCGGCTCGGCCGGTTCGCTCCGTCCCAGGCCACCTGGGGCACGACCCGACTCGACGCCATCGCCTTGGACCAGGTCCGTGCGCGGATCCTCGTCGCGGACAACGAAGCCGACCTGTTCGCCGGGACACTGCGTTCGGCCGTCTCCGGTCGGCGGGATCCCGGCGACGGGGCCGTGGCGGACGCCATCGACGCGGCCATGGCCCGCGACATCGTGCTCGGCCTGCCGGAAGGGCTCGACGCGCCCCTGGACGCCAACGGCCGCAACCTCTCCGGAGGCCAGCGTCAGCGCCTGCGCCTGGCGCGGGCTCTGCTCGCCGGTCCTGAGGTACTGATGGCGATCGACCCCACCTCCGCGGTCGACGCCCACACCGAGGCGAAGATGGCGGCACGTCTGCGCACCGCCCGCGCCGGCCGCACCACCGTCATCACCAGCACCTCTCCCCTGCTTCTCGACCAAGCCGACGTGGTCCAGTACCTCGTGGACGGCCGCGTCGCCGCCGTCGGCCGACACGCCGACATGCTGGCCGATCACCCCGGCTACCGGCAGCTGGTGTCGCGTGAAGCCAAGGACGAGGACGAGGACGCGGACCGCGCGGAGGCAGAACCTCCTGACAGCGCTGAGAAGCACGGCCGGCCGAGTCTCCCAGCGGGACCCGACCTGCCCTCCCCTTCCTCTCACGATTCCTCCGATTCCCCGCACGAGGCCCTTCGATGA
- a CDS encoding ABC transporter transmembrane domain-containing protein translates to MQIRDLPYSDPGVPDARSGPRFLLWLGRNQLGGQLKSLAWGLLHFGSIAGLPYMVGIAVEAVLDRSGTRLALAGALIVVLGIAVALGDTMLHRTAVTNWITAAARVQQLLARKTALLGAALTRRVAAGEVVAVSTGDVEKIGWFVEALSRFAAAAFTVVLVTIGLLVYQPALGVVVAVGIPLLAIAVLPLLPRATRRADFQREKAGRATELASDTVAGLRVLRGIGGEELFLDRYRRASQEVRTAAVRSARMWATISAIQVLMPGLLMIAVVWHGIHLAREGRITVGELVTVYSAVMMLNYPLRHFEEIAMAYSFSRPSAKRAARVLSLERTTRSADEAASGTGATSDKGTERLDEGVEHPSTPPTGDLYDPATGLLAPAGRLTAVVCGDPDEAGRLAERLGGHPAFDGAADLPSVRLGDVPLDGLPLAAARTAVLVQDKDPVLLSGTLSTLLDVPASGAVSAAEALSAAQCSDVLDALAQTSVDDDPMAAHLTERGRSLSGGQRQRLALARSLVTDPEALVLDEPTSAVDSHTEARVADGIRELRRGRTTVVLTSSPLILDRAERVVFLDEGEVAAVGEHRELVHSQPRYRAVVTRETDDERVTVDTLTDLDIEETA, encoded by the coding sequence ATGCAGATTCGCGACCTTCCGTACTCCGACCCCGGCGTTCCGGATGCCCGGTCGGGGCCACGCTTCCTGCTGTGGCTCGGCCGCAATCAGCTCGGCGGCCAGCTCAAGTCCCTCGCCTGGGGGCTGCTGCACTTCGGCTCCATCGCGGGCCTGCCGTACATGGTCGGCATCGCCGTCGAGGCCGTGCTCGACCGCTCGGGCACTCGGCTCGCCCTCGCGGGCGCGCTGATCGTCGTCCTTGGCATCGCCGTCGCGTTGGGCGACACGATGCTGCACCGCACGGCGGTCACCAACTGGATCACCGCCGCCGCCCGTGTCCAGCAGCTCCTGGCCCGCAAGACCGCTCTCCTCGGCGCCGCGCTCACCCGGCGCGTGGCCGCCGGAGAGGTCGTCGCGGTCTCCACCGGCGACGTCGAGAAGATCGGCTGGTTCGTGGAGGCGCTCTCACGCTTCGCCGCCGCCGCGTTCACGGTGGTCCTGGTCACCATCGGGCTCCTCGTCTACCAGCCCGCGCTCGGCGTCGTCGTCGCCGTGGGCATTCCGCTCCTCGCGATCGCCGTGCTCCCCCTGCTGCCCCGCGCGACCCGCCGGGCGGACTTCCAGCGGGAGAAGGCCGGCCGCGCCACCGAGCTGGCCTCGGACACCGTCGCGGGCCTGCGGGTCCTGCGCGGCATCGGCGGCGAGGAACTCTTCCTGGACCGCTATCGCCGCGCCTCCCAGGAGGTCCGTACGGCCGCCGTGCGCAGCGCCCGGATGTGGGCCACGATCTCGGCGATCCAGGTCCTGATGCCGGGTCTCCTGATGATCGCGGTCGTCTGGCACGGCATCCATCTCGCCCGCGAGGGCCGGATCACGGTCGGCGAACTCGTCACCGTCTACAGCGCGGTGATGATGCTCAACTATCCGCTGCGGCACTTCGAGGAGATCGCCATGGCGTACTCCTTCTCCCGCCCTTCCGCCAAGCGGGCCGCGCGTGTCCTGTCGCTGGAGCGGACCACGCGGTCGGCGGACGAGGCAGCATCTGGCACAGGTGCCACATCCGACAAGGGCACGGAGCGCCTCGACGAGGGCGTCGAGCACCCGAGCACTCCTCCCACGGGCGACCTGTACGACCCGGCCACCGGGCTCCTCGCCCCTGCCGGGCGACTGACCGCCGTGGTCTGCGGTGACCCGGACGAGGCAGGGCGGCTCGCCGAACGCCTCGGCGGCCACCCGGCGTTCGACGGCGCGGCCGACCTGCCCTCGGTGCGTCTCGGTGACGTCCCGCTCGACGGACTGCCGCTGGCCGCCGCCCGCACCGCCGTGCTCGTCCAGGACAAGGACCCCGTCCTGCTCTCCGGGACACTCAGCACACTCCTGGACGTCCCCGCATCGGGAGCCGTCAGTGCGGCGGAGGCCCTGTCCGCGGCCCAGTGCTCGGACGTCCTCGACGCGCTGGCGCAGACCTCGGTGGACGACGACCCGATGGCCGCCCACCTCACCGAGCGCGGCCGCTCCCTCTCCGGAGGCCAGCGCCAACGCCTGGCCCTGGCACGCTCGTTGGTCACCGACCCCGAGGCGCTGGTCCTCGACGAACCGACCTCCGCCGTCGACTCCCACACCGAGGCACGGGTCGCCGACGGCATCCGGGAGCTGCGCCGGGGACGTACGACCGTGGTCCTCACCTCCTCGCCGCTGATCCTGGACCGCGCCGAGCGCGTCGTCTTCCTGGACGAGGGCGAGGTCGCCGCGGTGGGCGAGCACCGTGAACTGGTGCACAGCCAGCCCCGGTACCGCGCCGTCGTGACCCGGGAGACGGACGACGAGCGCGTCACCGTGGACACCCTGACGGATCTCGACATCGAGGAGACGGCATGA
- a CDS encoding Gfo/Idh/MocA family protein, with the protein MHDENATPVPDDSTDTTAEGQSRRAVLRTAGLAGAGLGVGAFTGGTARADAPEAAAAAVDAAPARKGDTMIGVPFQRRSTVRVGIIGLGNRGGSMIDLFLAIPGVRVVALCDPVKEKTAAAAKKVTTAGQPAPATYTKGDHDYENLCKRGDIDFVYVATPWDFHFDMAKSAMLNGKHVGVECPIALQLDQLWELVDLSERTRRHCVQLENCCYGKNEMRVLRMAHAGKFGDLLHGAGAYNHDLRGLMFDPDYYEGPWRRLWHTRLRGDLYPNHGFGPVANYMDVNRGDRVTHISSFGTPALGLAQYRKENMPSGDPSWKETYIESDRTISLVQTAKGRVIRLEHDVSTPHPYSRVNSLGGTRGVFEDYPERIYIEPDHTNDEWGDFSKYAAEFDHWLWKEHANPPGGHGGMDYIMIFRLMQTMQLGLVPDFDVYDAATWTSPVPLSHLSIKAKGAPQAIPDFTRGLWKKARPGVDSEKPKG; encoded by the coding sequence ATGCACGACGAGAACGCGACACCGGTCCCGGACGACAGCACCGACACCACTGCCGAAGGACAGTCGAGGCGTGCGGTGCTCCGCACGGCAGGTCTCGCCGGAGCGGGGCTCGGGGTCGGCGCCTTCACCGGCGGTACGGCCCGGGCGGACGCCCCGGAAGCCGCTGCCGCGGCGGTCGACGCGGCGCCCGCCCGCAAGGGCGACACCATGATCGGCGTGCCCTTCCAGCGGCGCTCCACCGTGCGGGTCGGCATCATCGGGCTCGGCAACCGCGGCGGCAGCATGATCGACCTGTTCCTCGCGATCCCCGGCGTCCGCGTCGTCGCGCTCTGCGACCCGGTCAAGGAGAAGACCGCGGCCGCCGCGAAGAAGGTCACCACGGCGGGCCAGCCCGCCCCGGCCACGTACACCAAGGGCGATCACGACTACGAGAACCTGTGCAAGCGCGGGGACATCGACTTCGTGTACGTGGCGACGCCCTGGGACTTCCACTTCGACATGGCCAAGTCGGCGATGCTGAACGGCAAACACGTCGGCGTGGAGTGTCCGATCGCTCTCCAGCTCGACCAGCTCTGGGAGTTGGTCGACCTGTCCGAGCGGACCCGCCGACACTGTGTGCAGTTGGAGAACTGCTGCTACGGCAAGAACGAGATGCGTGTCCTGCGGATGGCGCACGCGGGCAAGTTCGGCGATCTGCTGCACGGCGCGGGCGCGTACAACCACGACCTGCGCGGCCTGATGTTCGACCCCGACTACTACGAGGGGCCCTGGCGCCGCCTGTGGCACACCCGGTTGCGGGGTGACCTCTACCCGAACCACGGCTTCGGCCCGGTCGCCAACTACATGGACGTCAACCGGGGCGACCGCGTCACCCACATCTCCAGCTTCGGCACGCCCGCGCTCGGCCTCGCCCAGTACCGCAAGGAGAACATGCCGTCGGGCGACCCGAGTTGGAAGGAGACGTACATCGAGAGCGACCGCACGATCAGCCTCGTCCAGACGGCGAAGGGGCGGGTCATCCGGCTCGAACATGATGTCTCCACGCCCCACCCGTACTCGCGCGTCAACAGCCTGGGCGGCACGAGGGGCGTCTTCGAGGACTATCCGGAACGCATCTACATCGAGCCGGACCACACCAACGACGAGTGGGGCGACTTCAGCAAGTACGCCGCCGAGTTCGACCACTGGCTGTGGAAGGAGCACGCCAACCCGCCGGGCGGTCACGGCGGCATGGACTACATCATGATCTTCCGTCTGATGCAGACCATGCAGCTCGGGCTCGTCCCGGACTTCGACGTGTACGACGCGGCGACCTGGACGTCACCCGTGCCGCTGAGCCATCTGTCGATCAAGGCGAAGGGCGCGCCCCAAGCGATCCCCGACTTCACTCGCGGGCTGTGGAAGAAGGCCCGTCCCGGAGTGGACTCGGAGAAGCCGAAGGGGTAG
- a CDS encoding peptide-N4-asparagine amidase, with protein MRRRVMSMLVGAALAASALTGVDPAAAAPTVADPPPSEFGTDWHDPVTAAPPIRTPHTKSCRVTVAEAQFKDFTPYKGEYAPPVGCGDRWSKVVLRMDGKVKGRQYDRLGYLRIGGIEVFRTSTPEPSPEGIAWPVEKDVTRYSATLRGDQPVDMLIGNVVNETYTGVIDVKATLTFYAAEEREKQAKSSAQRMPDRVLPLDGGTLTTPRNSERVVAEVYATGSGGGCEEYWYLTVPGTAPYSCKADEGPYREVQVTVDGRLAGIAAPFPTVWTGGWSNPFLWYVIPGPRAFDIKPIEYDLTPFAGLLNDGRPHDVEVSVVGVSKGQTGWSTPANVLVWQDEKSDHVTGKLTRHREGDLVNEATYSPGSPTQEHRLDTEGGHRLSVSGYVDTSHGRVATTVTRTVANTSVHRWTEGESTDALKATWTDDEKVTTGSRAVRTDRTYTMDGTTTLGSGDRLRTQIALGDRAESVTRHDGRRANWSFLDDRYDGDATYTANVPREERHAVGTSRERYRLIGDGGCHDRTLATVQGILTRDSDRC; from the coding sequence ATGAGAAGACGCGTCATGTCCATGCTCGTCGGAGCCGCACTGGCGGCGAGCGCCCTCACGGGGGTCGACCCCGCCGCAGCGGCACCCACGGTCGCCGATCCGCCGCCGTCCGAGTTCGGCACCGACTGGCACGACCCGGTCACCGCCGCGCCCCCGATCCGGACGCCGCACACCAAGTCCTGCCGCGTCACGGTCGCGGAAGCCCAGTTCAAGGACTTCACGCCGTACAAGGGGGAGTACGCGCCGCCGGTCGGGTGCGGGGACCGGTGGAGCAAGGTCGTCCTGCGCATGGACGGCAAGGTCAAGGGGCGGCAGTACGACCGACTGGGCTACCTCCGCATCGGCGGGATCGAGGTCTTTCGCACGTCCACGCCCGAGCCCTCGCCCGAGGGCATCGCCTGGCCCGTGGAGAAGGACGTCACGCGCTACAGCGCGACGCTGCGCGGCGACCAGCCGGTGGACATGCTGATCGGGAACGTCGTCAACGAGACGTACACCGGTGTCATCGACGTCAAGGCCACCCTCACGTTCTACGCCGCGGAAGAGCGGGAGAAGCAGGCGAAGTCGTCGGCTCAGCGGATGCCCGACCGCGTCCTGCCGCTCGACGGCGGCACCCTCACCACCCCGCGCAACAGCGAACGCGTCGTCGCCGAGGTATACGCCACCGGTTCCGGCGGCGGATGCGAGGAGTACTGGTACCTGACCGTGCCCGGCACCGCGCCGTACTCCTGCAAGGCGGACGAGGGGCCCTACCGCGAGGTGCAGGTCACGGTGGACGGACGGTTGGCCGGGATCGCCGCGCCGTTCCCGACCGTGTGGACCGGCGGCTGGTCCAACCCCTTTCTTTGGTACGTGATTCCCGGCCCCCGTGCCTTCGACATCAAGCCCATCGAGTACGACCTGACGCCCTTCGCGGGGCTCCTCAACGACGGGCGGCCGCACGACGTGGAGGTCTCCGTCGTCGGCGTGTCCAAGGGGCAGACCGGCTGGAGCACCCCGGCCAACGTCCTGGTCTGGCAGGACGAGAAGAGCGATCACGTCACGGGCAAGCTCACCCGGCACCGCGAGGGCGACCTCGTCAACGAGGCGACGTACAGCCCCGGTTCGCCGACCCAGGAGCACCGTCTGGACACCGAGGGCGGCCACCGGCTCAGCGTCTCCGGCTATGTGGACACCTCGCACGGCCGCGTCGCCACGACCGTGACGCGCACCGTCGCGAACACCTCTGTCCACCGCTGGACGGAGGGTGAGTCCACGGACGCGCTCAAGGCCACCTGGACCGACGACGAGAAGGTCACGACGGGCTCCCGCGCCGTGCGCACCGACCGCACGTACACGATGGACGGCACGACGACGCTCGGGTCCGGCGACCGGCTGCGCACCCAGATCGCGCTCGGCGATCGCGCGGAGAGCGTCACACGCCACGACGGGCGGCGCGCCAACTGGTCGTTCCTCGACGACCGTTACGACGGTGACGCGACGTACACCGCGAACGTCCCGCGCGAGGAGCGGCACGCCGTGGGCACCTCCCGCGAGCGCTACCGGCTGATCGGCGACGGCGGTTGCCACGACCGCACGCTGGCCACGGTGCAGGGCATCCTGACGCGGGACAGCGACCGCTGCTGA